The Streptomyces sp. NBC_00335 DNA window GTGTCTGTGTACAGAACCGGTAGAGACGGTCTCCGGCAGGGGTAAGCCGGGGCACGGGAAAAGGGTGGACTTGTCTGATTGTGTTCAATTCATCCCCCTGTCATGTTTTCGCCAGCGGCAACATGATCCCAGAAAGGGATGGCTCCGGATGTCGTAGAACGGACAGGATGAGCCCGAAGCTGATCCGGACCGCAGGACATCTTGAGGGGCAGGCAAGCATGCCACGTATAGCGAGTTTCCTCATCGCCATTGCGGCAACTTTCGCGGTGACCGTCTTCCTGGCCCCGTCGACCAGTGGTGCGGCGAACCTCGCCGCCCCCGCTGGTCCGGGTCAGGTAGCCAACGATCTCGGCTGGGGATGAGATGCCTCGTAGTAAGTCGTACAACACGTACTCCAACCTGCAGCGCCCTGAGTTCCGCAAGCGCGTCGACGAGCTCCTGCTGAAGTTCGAGCGGGACTTCTACGAGCGCAGCGCGGGCGCCGACGGGATGCTCGACAAGGAGAAGTTCGACCTCGAGCTGTACAAGCGGCACAACGTCGAGACGATGATCCGGATCGGCCTCAAGCGCGCCGTCGACCCGCTCATCGCCAACTACTGGGCCACCCGCGACCCGCAGCTCTGCAAGGAGTGGGGCATGTACGGCGCGGAGGAGGGCCGCCACGACCGCATGTTCGCCGGCGACCTGCACAAGGTCGGCATGACGGACGAGGAGATCTACGCGATCCGTCCGACCTTCGCCACCGAGCTGCTCAACGGCTACTTCTACTACACGATGGCCACCGAGGGTCCGCTGGCCGCGATGATCAGCGGGTTCTACCTGGAGTACATCGCGGGCAAGACGCAGCCCGACTGGCTGGACATCATGGAGCAGCACGTCGGCGCCGACAAGACCAAGGGTGCCCGTGCCCACCTGGCCCTCGACGACGACGACGACCACGTCGACATGGTCTGGAACCTGATCATGCGCATCATCAAGGACGAGTCCGACGAGGAGCGCTTCGTCGAGCACCTCATCAAGATCAACTCGCTCTTCGTGTCCTACTTCGTCGAGGTCTACGCGGCCACCGTGCTCGGCGCCGGCGCCGACGCCTCGCTGCTGACCCAGGCCGCACCGGCCGCCGCCGTCCAGACCAACCTGCAGACGAAGGCCACCGCTTCGGTCTGACCGACCGGCCTCCACCTGCCGGCAAGGCCCTGAAGGGCCGAAGGGCCGACGCTCCCGCAGTCCGGCGATCCCGGGCATTGCGTACCAGATGTGCCGCACAGCCCCCACGGGGGCGGTGCCGTGATGTCCGGGGTCCGGCTGCTCCACCCGTCTACTCACCAAGGAAGACGATGCACTATTCATGGCCTCGCGAACTGTCCGAACAGGACATGCGCGAAATGATCGAGCTGATGGACGCCGTCGCGGTCAAGGAGATGACCCTCGGCTTCTACGAACCGGTGGGCCTGGAGAAGGGCCTGCCCCTGATGCGGGCCTTCGAGGCCGACCTGCGCAAGGGCGCCGTCGAGCTCCTCCACGTCCGCACCGACGAAGGCCGCATCGTCGGCATGGTGACGCTCGCCCGGGCCCCGCTGCCCGCCCGGCGTCACATCGTCGAGATGCGCCGCTGCGTCGTCGCCCCCGACTACCGCGGGCAGTTCCTGCTCGAAGGCTGGGCCGAGGCCCTGCGCAAGGTCGGCGAGATGGGCTGCGACGTCATCACCCTCGAAGTCCGCGACGACGGTCCCTCCGTGCTCTGGCAGCGCCTGGGCTTCCGCGAGTACGGCCGGCTGCCCGACTACGCCCGCGCCGACGGCCGCCCCGTCACGGGCTTCTACATGCATGCCCGGCTCGCCGACATCACGGCCCACTTCGAGGCCACCGGCACCTGGCTGCACGAGCTGGAGTCCGACCGCGTCGCGGTCGCGAGCTGACTTCCCCACCGTCGGGCCGTACGCGTAGCACCTCGTACGCGCACCACGCCTGAAGTACCCGTCGCGCACCCGCACGCGCATCCGTGCCCCTCCTGATCGCCGCGCCGCCCGACCCGGCCGCGCAGGCCCCCGCGCACCGATCACGCCGCACCGAGCAGGCCGTACACCCGCCCCGGGCCGATCCGCCCGTGCGCCACGGCCCTTCGCGGCCGACCGGCCGGTGCGCACCCCTCCTGGCCCGACCCACAGCTCTCACCCCACCCACCGCCCGCCGGGGCGCACGTCGACGTGCGCCGGCCGGGTTCCGGGATCACACCACTCCACCGAAGGGCACAGCCATGTCCAAGATCGCCGTCCTGACCAACGACCTCCAGTACGAACTGGTCGAGAAGAACCCGGAGCGCGTCGCCGCCGTCGAGGCCGCGACCCCCCACTTCACCGGCTTCCTCGACGAGATGCGCAGCCGCGGCCACCACATCTTCCACCTGCAGCTCGTCAACGACCCGGACGACCCGAACGCCGAGCGCTACGACGGCCACCTCCCGGTCCAGCGCGGCACCCACGGCGCCGACATCATCGAGGCCTTCCTGGCCCCCGAGGACGTCGTCATGGAGAAGAGCAAGGACTCGGGGTTCTACGAGACCGACCTGCACGAGCGCCTCCAGGCCCTCGGTGTGGACACCGTGCTGATCACCGGCATGCAGACGCAGA harbors:
- a CDS encoding GNAT family N-acetyltransferase, coding for MHYSWPRELSEQDMREMIELMDAVAVKEMTLGFYEPVGLEKGLPLMRAFEADLRKGAVELLHVRTDEGRIVGMVTLARAPLPARRHIVEMRRCVVAPDYRGQFLLEGWAEALRKVGEMGCDVITLEVRDDGPSVLWQRLGFREYGRLPDYARADGRPVTGFYMHARLADITAHFEATGTWLHELESDRVAVAS
- a CDS encoding cysteine hydrolase family protein, whose product is MSKIAVLTNDLQYELVEKNPERVAAVEAATPHFTGFLDEMRSRGHHIFHLQLVNDPDDPNAERYDGHLPVQRGTHGADIIEAFLAPEDVVMEKSKDSGFYETDLHERLQALGVDTVLITGMQTQICVQTTAADAFFRGYNIWVPSDCVVSARLDDKQRALDWLEGYCATVSDSAEVIKVLDAEGGLPRKNIKTP